Proteins encoded within one genomic window of Proteiniborus ethanoligenes:
- a CDS encoding S-layer homology domain-containing protein codes for MKNKILVFFLSLLLIIGLLPLRAIADSAPTTLEAPTNLRAELKEDSDGMPYFELTLDVPKSVKDLNEKLLEDSNYFEGKIFEEVEVHFEYKYADYDWNEGLSHYWNTSMYLADLLEDGHYEYYPFDSSTKFEDIDIKSEVYSFRARFFVLWGYEGGWMNERIYSDYSNIVTIGNPAYWSTASDWATPELKKAGEEGLIPEILKGADMTKPITREEFAEVALLMYQKASGITGTPAAPNPFTDTQNPQILKAYQLGIVKGTSATTFAPKTLINREQVAAMLVRTIKLIAPNADYSTAGAPTFTDQADISGWALNDCLYIAKLGIIKGSDGKFMPRAVTQAQAAAGYANTSREQALAMSVRTVERINEVK; via the coding sequence ATGAAAAATAAAATTTTAGTTTTTTTCTTGTCTCTCTTATTAATAATAGGATTACTCCCGTTAAGAGCCATTGCTGATAGCGCTCCTACAACACTTGAAGCACCAACAAACTTAAGAGCTGAGCTAAAGGAAGATTCAGACGGGATGCCATACTTTGAACTTACATTGGACGTTCCAAAAAGCGTTAAAGACTTAAATGAAAAATTATTGGAAGATTCAAATTACTTTGAGGGGAAAATTTTTGAAGAAGTAGAAGTTCATTTCGAATACAAATATGCTGATTATGACTGGAATGAAGGGCTATCACACTATTGGAATACAAGTATGTACCTAGCTGACTTACTTGAAGATGGGCATTATGAATATTATCCCTTTGATAGTTCCACAAAGTTTGAGGACATTGACATTAAAAGTGAAGTATATTCTTTTAGGGCAAGATTTTTCGTCTTATGGGGATATGAAGGCGGATGGATGAATGAAAGGATATACTCTGACTATTCAAATATCGTTACCATTGGTAACCCTGCTTATTGGAGTACAGCCAGTGATTGGGCAACACCTGAACTCAAAAAAGCCGGGGAAGAAGGACTAATACCAGAAATTCTTAAGGGTGCAGACATGACAAAGCCTATTACTCGTGAGGAGTTTGCTGAAGTTGCTCTTTTAATGTATCAGAAAGCGTCTGGTATAACGGGTACGCCCGCTGCCCCGAACCCTTTTACCGACACGCAAAACCCGCAGATTTTAAAAGCTTATCAATTAGGCATCGTCAAGGGCACCAGCGCGACAACATTCGCTCCTAAGACCCTTATCAATCGGGAGCAAGTGGCAGCAATGCTGGTTCGCACCATCAAGCTCATTGCTCCGAATGCCGACTACTCCACTGCGGGAGCACCAACCTTTACCGATCAGGCAGATATCTCCGGCTGGGCTTTAAACGACTGCCTTTATATTGCTAAGCTTGGTATTATCAAGGGCAGCGACGGGAAGTTCATGCCCCGTGCTGTGACGCAGGCCCAAGCCGCAGCGGGCTACGCCAACACATCCCGGGAGCAGGCCCTTGCCATGAGCGTGCGAACAGTTGAAAGAATAAATGAAGTGAAATAA